GGCTCCACCAAAAGCAGATAACACATTGTTGGACAGTTATCTAACGGGGGTTGGAATATCGATAGAAATTGTTCAATGCAAGGAATCCGATATCTGGGTAATCCATATAAGAAGTAATCCCATTCTCATATTTCGATATTCAGGAATCTTATCCAGAAGAACATTTTAGACATATTTGAGTTTTTGGTTTATCCTTTGCATAGCAAATAAATGGATGTTTTTGCTTAACTGTTCTATTTTATAGGTGTTCTATTTAATTGGATTCCCATTCCCACTTATTTTTTAGTACATAGATTTGATGGAGACTCAGAGAAATGAGTAGCTTTCATATTGTTCAAACTCTCttggttattttttttcccgatggAGAGAGGATAAATGGTAGCAGTTTCTGTTTTGGAGTATTTATATTGCTCAGTTTAGTTTAAATGGACTACCAATTGTAGACTGCTGGTGCTCTTGGAAGATTCTCGTGTCAATGGTGCtaattgcattttttcttttcttccggTAGATGTAGCCTTTGTAGGCAAAAgtggattttaattttttctaagcTTGAAATGGATTGAAAGACCTTGCTATAGATTATGCTTCAGTTTCTGAATTTTTCTGCTTCTTGTGACATATGATAACTTCTTGTGGTGGCTTGAATGTTTATATTGGTAGTAGTATAACCTTGTGTTTCCCATTGGTTAGCACTGCATGTTCCTCTTATATCATTTATTTCACACTCCATTCAGCAGAATACTTTCCGAAACATTTCCCCGAGTGCTATAATAGCTTGGCTGGATAGACTGTTTAaggttggaaactaatttttGCCTTTTATCTTTCTCTACAGTTCTTGGCAACCAAATAGTACCTAAGAAGCTTCTTTACGATCACTAGTTGAGTGCAATATTTGAGTTTCCTGTATTGTGCAATATTTGAGTTTCCTGTATTGATTATTCTGCCTTTTCCATTCCTGTTGTGGGGATATGCTTCTATATCTAAATGTTTAAAGTGTTGTGTTAGTAGTTTTGAAGTGGGGTATTGGCGTAGTAGGATGAGATGGTAAAGTAATTAGGCAGACTCCTACAGAAAGATAAGAAATATAGCCTTGAGCCAGTTTCAGTGAAAACAAAAGATATCCTCTCTCTGAGTTTCACGTGGGTATGACTTTATATAGTTGTATACTTGTATTCATGCTTTCCCTTTGAAGTATATGGCTCCTCCTGATACAACTACGTGATTGGTGTGTGATTACAGTGGTAGGTCTACTTGACCAGTAATGCTTGGTTGCTAAACTATGTATAAGGAGGGTTAGGTCTTGTATTGGCGGCAATGAATTTTGAGTTTCTGAGTAATATCCCGTGGTTTGGTACCCGTGCAAAAAACGACAGAGGGACAACCTTTATGTCAACAACTGCAGTCCTGGAAACACCCAAACAAGAGGCTCATTTTGATATCAAGTTATGGGGTTGGACTGTTCTTTCAGTCGTTCCATGGTTTCTCAACAAGAGAGAGAACATTCAAGGGCCATCTAAAGTCAACAAGGAATGGAAAAAGCCTGCACGACCGAGCGGTTTTGTTGATTCTAGTATTAGAAATTCTGGCCTACGCTTCAGACCATATGTTTCCAAAGTTCCATGGCATACTGGCCCAAGAGGGTTTCTTTCTCAGTTATTCCCTCGATACGGGCATTACTGTGGACCCAATTGGTCAAGTGGGAAAGATGGAGGATCTCTTTTGTGGGACAAGCGTCCAATTGATTGGTTGGACTATTGTTGCTATTGCCATGACATTGGTTACGACACACACGATCAGGCGGAGCTTCTGAAGGCGGACCTAGCATTTCTTGAGTGCTTGGAGAGGCCTCGCATGACTACAAAAGGGGATCCTCATGTTGCTCATCTTTATAAGACAATGTGCATTTCAGGTACTCGCAGCACTATGTCATCGGTTTTGGGGACCGATCTAACCTTTCGCTATTTggggttttggtttttattaTTGACTGATtcgttctttttcctttttgacacAAATTGCAGGTCTCCGGAACGTACTTATACCTTACAGAGAAAACCTTTTAAAGTTACAGTCTGGGCAATTATCGGTTGGGTTTGGATGGCTAAGCAATGTGAAATGGAAAGGATGGAATTGGCATAAAACTTGAGAGACTTGATTACGAGCTAGTTAAAGGTGATCAGTTGGCCATTTCAATTGAAGCGACTGTGGAAACAAATGTGGTTTCGGTGGAGATGGGAGCAGCCTAGGGCCATTGAGAATTTGAACATGCAAAGTTTTATTGACTCCCTCCATAAAGGTAAATGCATATTATGTAAATAGTTGTTTTGCTGTTGACAAGGATTGCTTTCTGGTGCCTTATGGTTTTATGATCAAACAGATACATGTGGACACCACTTGCTTTCGTTGAATGTGATTTGTCCATGCAGTATGACCTGACCTATTATTCGGTTCATATTTTGTTTTGCCCAGCAACGTCGGTTGAGTCGAGTAAAATCAACCCTTCGGCCTTCtgtagactctctctctctcaaatgttTCCGCGTGGTAGACCTTTTGTCAACCCTCCGTTGGAGTTTTCCAGCTAATGTTTGGTTGATGGCTCTCCTCTAATGTTACCATGATTTCAACAATATTGTTATTgttgtgtttcatttttttttttttttgatcaccGAGGAATAGCCCTACAGCCGAGCCACAATTGGATCTGACTGCGCAACTCAAACTTTGGGGGAACTAGCGCGGCCACACCAGTCACAGCTCCCCCACTTACTATCAGGGTACTCACCCGGTGGGGAATCGAACCCCTGGCCAAGGGGAGTTCTCGCAAAGTCAGTCATTTGCCCTTACAACTGGGATAACCCCTGGGTGTTTCATTTTGCTTTCACAAAGACTAGGAAATAACTGTAAGGAAGGCGCCTTAGCCAGTGATTTGAGAGCTTCGATCGAAGGTATCTAACATTTGCAACATGATCTATTGTAGATGGACTTGGGGCTGTTGACTGTTGTGATTGGGGCATTTTAGGTTCTGCTATGCTCTTAAAATGGGTCCCATCTCAAGCCTAAAAATGATTCAATTCGTTCATTTTGTGTAACCGAACAAGTTCTCTGTGTACTTGAAAAATCACACTGCTCAAATATCGTTGGGGATGTAGTAGTTACACATTTTGTCTTGAAgtttcttttcaaaatcatgctagggttttacaaaaaaaaatatacgcatgtgtccttaccgatatctgatAAGAGTGATTTTTGCCTGCGTGACAAACTAGACGAAATGACTAGTTGGATTACTCTTTTTGGGCCCGGTATAAGCCCATGTGCGAGAAACA
The sequence above is a segment of the Rhododendron vialii isolate Sample 1 chromosome 13a, ASM3025357v1 genome. Coding sequences within it:
- the LOC131312570 gene encoding uncharacterized protein LOC131312570 translates to MNFEFLSNIPWFGTRAKNDRGTTFMSTTAVLETPKQEAHFDIKLWGWTVLSVVPWFLNKRENIQGPSKVNKEWKKPARPSGFVDSSIRNSGLRFRPYVSKVPWHTGPRGFLSQLFPRYGHYCGPNWSSGKDGGSLLWDKRPIDWLDYCCYCHDIGYDTHDQAELLKADLAFLECLERPRMTTKGDPHVAHLYKTMCISGLRNVLIPYRENLLKLQSGQLSVGFGWLSNVKWKGWNWHKT